A region of the Kribbella sp. NBC_01245 genome:
GGACCGGCGCGATGATCAATCGCTCGATCCAGCTGTCCGTGCTGAAGCGCAGCCCGCGCGGCGGGCGGATCTCGAACCAGGTCTCGCCGCGGATCGGCAGTGGCCAGAGCCAGGGGCAGCCCGAGCGGGTCAGGCTGTCGCCGAGGCAGTGCACGAACATGCCGACGGCGACCGCCGCGCCGATCCAGCTGCCGATCTGGTCGAAGCCGGCTTGCAGTGCGACGGCCGCATCCGCGCCGGGCAGGTGCGAGCCGGACACGGTCCAGAAGGCGGCCGCCGCGACGACGAACAACAGCCAGTCGCCGAGCACATCCGCCGCCAGGATCAACCCGAACAACGCCACCCCGAACACGGCCCATTGCCCACCACTCGCACCGGCTCCGGCGGCGAGCCAGCCGAGCAACAACGCGGCGGCCAAGGTGTGGCTCGCATGCCGGTGTTTGCCGGTGCTGTCCTCATCGCGAGGGCCCTTGGTCGCGGCGTACAGGATCGAGGAGAAAGCCCGCACCGCACGGGAGATCAGGCCGGTGATCGGTCCGAGCAACCGGGACGCGCTCGCGCCCGTATGGTCGAGATCGGGCACCAGCGCATAGCCCGCGGTCGCGGCCGCGAACGGCACGATCTCCGCCATCGTGGTCAGGCCGACCATCGGCGCCACGGCCAGGCCCGCGACCCAACCGGACAAGGCATGTGAGCGACCCATCATCGGCCCTCACCACCGGAAATGCGCGTCACTCAGCAGCCCCTCTGTCGTTGTGCAAGAAGACGAATGCAGCGGCTGAGTATGTCAGCGAGCACCGACAGTTTTTGGTCCCGGATCCGCAGGCCCGCCTGCCTGGTCATACAGTGAGATGCATGTCCACGAATACTCCGTCTGGCACTCCCGACATCAAGCCCCGGAGCCGCGTCGTCACCGACGGGCTCGAAGCCACCGCCTCCCGGGGCATGCTCCGTGCCGTCGGCATGGGCGATGACGACTGGGTCAAGCCGCAGATCGGCGTAGCGTCCAGCTGGAACGAGATCACCCCGTGCAACCTCTCCCTCGACCGGCTCGCCAAGGCCGTCAAGGAAGGCGTGCACGCGGCCGGCGGGTATCCGCTGGAGTTCGGCACGATCAGCGTGTCCGACGGGATTTCGATGGGCCATGTCGGCATGCACTACTCGCTGGTGAGTCGCGAGATCATCGCCGACTCGGTGGAGACGGTCGTCGAGGCCGAGCGGCTCGACGGTTCGGTGCTGCTCGCGGGCTGTGACAAGTCGCTGCCGGGCATGCTGATGGCCGCCGCGCGTCTGGACGTGTCCTCGGTGTTCCTCTACGCCGGGTCGATCATGCCGGGCAAGCTCGGCGACAAGGACGTCACGATCATCGATGCGTTCGAGGCCGTCGGTGCATGCGCCCGTGGGCTGATCACCCGCGAGCAGGTCGACGCGGTCGAGCGCGCGATCTGCCCGGGCGAAGGCGCCTGCGGCGGCATGTACACCGCGAACACGATGGCCTCGGCCGCCGAGGCGCTCGGTATGTCGCTGCCGGGTTCGGCCGCGCCGCCCGCGGTGGACCGCCGCCGGGACGGGTTCGCCCGCAAGTCCGGTGAGGCCGTCGTCGAGCTGCTGCGCCAGGGCATCACCGCGCGCCAGATCCTCACTCGCGAGGCCTTCGAGAACGCGATCGCGGTCGTGATGGCGCTTGGCGGTTCCACCAACGCCGTACTGCATCTGCTGGCGATCGCGCGTGAGGCCGAGGTCGAGCTGACCCTGGACGACTTCAACCGGGTCGGCGACAAGGTCCCGCACCTCGGTGACCTGAAGCCGTTCGGGCGGTACGTGATGACCGATGTGGACCGCGTCGGCGGTATCCCGGTGGTCATGCGCGCGCTGCTCGACGCAGGGCTGCTGCACGGTGACGTGATGACCGTGACCGGCAAGACCATGGCCGAGAACCTCGCGACCATCAACCCGCCGGACGTCGACGGCACCATCATCCGCGCGCTGGACAAGCCGATCCACGGCACCGGCGGCATCACCATCCTCACCGGCACGCTGGCTCCCGAGGGCGCCGTCGTGAAGAGCGCGGGGTTCGACTCGGACGTCTTCGAGGGCACCGCGCGAGTGTTCGACGGCGAGCGTGGCGCGATGGACGCGGTCGAGGACGGCACGATGAAGGCCGGCGATGTCGTGGTCATCCGCTACGAGGGCCCGAAGGGTGGCCCGGGGATGCGCGAGATGCTCGCCGTCACCGGCGCGATCAAGGGCGCGGGCCTCGGCAAGGACGTGCTGCTGCTGACCGACGGCCGCTTCTCCGGCGGTACGACGGGCCTGTGCGTCGGCCACGTCGCCCCCGAAGCGGTCGACGGCGGCCCGATCGCCTTCGTCCGCGACGGCGACCGGATCACCCTCGACGTCAAGAACCGCACCCTCGAGCTGCACGTCGAGCCCGAGGAGCTCGAGCGCCGCCGCGAGGGCTGGACCCCGAAGGAGCCCGCCATCACCAAGGGCGTCCTCGGCAAGTACCGCCGCCTCGTCGGCTCCGCGTCTCAAGGCGCCGTCTGCATCTGAGGCGGTCAAACCCGCGCTGTAGAGTAAGACGCGAGTCTCACGGAGTGGGACGGACGTCCAGCAAGCTTGACCGGATCGAGGGGAGTCGGCAAAAGTGGCCGCATGCGAACGATTCTCCTCGTACTTGTGCGGCGCGCCGACTGACGCGACCACTGAGTCGAGCGCGCCCCCTTCAGCCACCTGGCGAAGGGGGTTTTTTGTTCCCTGGAAGCGTTCGCTGGACAGATTCTCCGGAGCTGGTGTGTATGAACAGGAAAGGCAGTCATGAGTGAGCAGCTGACCGGGGCACAGGCCCTGATCCGCGCATTGGAACATGCCGGTGTCGACACCGTCTTCGGCATTCCCGGGGGCGCGATCCTGCCGGCGTACGACCCGATGCTCGACTCCACCCAGATCCGCCACATCCTCGTACGGCACGAGCAGGGCGCTGGTCACGCGGCCCAGGGTTATGCCACCGCGACCGGTAAGACCGGCGTCTGCATGGCGACCTCCGGCCCGGGCGCGACCAACCTGGTCACCCCGATCGCGGACGCCTACATGGACTCGGTGCCGATGGTCGCCATCACCGGTCAGGTGGCCAGCAAGTCGATCGGTACGGACGCCTTCCAGGAGGCGGATATCCGCGGTATCACGATGCCGATCACCAAGCACAACTTCCTCGTCAACGACCCGAACGAGATCGCCGCGACCATCGCCGAGGCCTTCCACATCGCCTCCACCGGTCGTCCCGGTCCGGTCCTGGTGGACGTGACCAAGGACGCGATGCAGGCCAAGGTCGACTTCCACTGGCCAACCGAGCTGTCGCTGCCCGGGTACCGCCCGGTCACCCGGCCACATCCCAAGCAGGTGCGCGAGGCGGCCCGGCTGATCGCGGCGTCCGAGAAGCCGGTGCTGTACGTCGGTGGTGGCGTGCTCAAGGCCAAGGCCCACGAGGAGCTGAAGGAGCTGGCCGAGCTGCTCGGCCTCCCGGTGGTCACCACGCTGATGGCCCGCGGCGCGTTGCCCGACAGCCACGACCTGCACTTCGGGATGCCCGGCATGCACGGCTCGGTCTCGGCCGTCGGCGCGCTGCAGAGGTCCGACCTGCTGATCTGTCTGGGTGCGCGTTTCGACGACCGGGTGACCGGACAGTTGGAGTCGTTCGCCCCCGAGGCGAAGGTCATTCACGCCGATATCGACCCGGCAGAGATCGGCAAGAACCGGGTCGCCGATGTGCCGATCGTGGGCGACTGCCGCGAGGTGATCATCGACCTGATCGCGGCGCTGAAGACCGAGATCGCGAACGGCCCGACCCCGGACTACTCGGCTTGGCGCGGTCTGCTCGAGTCGGTGCGCGCGAAGTACCCGGTCGGGTACGACGAGCCGGAGGACGGCACTCTCTCCCCGCAGTACGTGATCCAGCGGATCGGCCAGATCGCCGGCCCGGACGCCATCTACACCTCCGGGGTCGGGCAGCACCAGATGTGGGCGGCGCACTACCTGCCGTTCGAGAAGCCGAACCACTGGCTGAACTCGGGTGGTCTCGGCACCATGGGCTACTCGGTGCCGGCCGCGATGGGCGCGAAGGTCGCCCGGCCGGACAAGACGGTCTGGGCGATCGACGGTGACGGCTGCTTCCAGATGACCAACCAGGAGCTCGTCACCTGCGCGCTGGAGAACATCCCGATCAAGGTCGCGGTGATCAACAACCAGTCGCTGGGCATGGTCCGGCAGTGGCAGACGCTGTTCTACGACAAGCGTTACTCCAACACCGACCTGCACTCCGCGCGCATTCCCGACTTCGCCAAGCTGGCCGAGGCGATGGGTTGTGTCGGCCTGCGCTGCTCCGACCGGGACTCGGTCGACGCCACCATCGAGAAGGCGATGGCCGTCACCGACAGCCCCGTGGTGGTCGACTTCGTCGTGCACCGCGACGCGATGGTCTGGCCGATGGTTGCCGCCGGCACCAGTAATGACGACATCCAGATCGCCCGCAATATGGCGCCCAAGTGGGACACGGAGGAGCTGTAACCATGTCCAAGCACACGCTGTCGATTCTGGTCGAGAACAAGCACGGCGTCCTGGCCCGCGTGGCCGCACTGATTTCCCGGCGGGGCTTCAACATCGACTCGCTCGCGGTCGGTCCGACCGAACACCCCGAGGTGTCCCGGATGACCATCGCGGTGAGCGTTGACGAGCAGCCGCTGGAACAGATCACCAAACAGCTCAACAAGCTGATCAACGTGATCAAGATCGTCGAACTCGAGCCCGCCGCCACCGTGCAGCGCGAACTGCTGCTGGTGAAGGTGAAAGCGGACACCCTGAGCCGGGGACAGGTGCTGGAGACCGTCCAGCTGTTCCGGGCCAAGGTGGTCGACGTGGCACCCGACGCGATCACCATCGAGGCGACCGGTAATCCCGAGAAGCTCGAGGCGATGCTGCGCGTGCTGGAACCCTTCGGCGTGCGGGAGCTGGTCCAGTCCGGCATGGTCGCGATCGGCCGGGGCAGCCGCTCCATCACCGATCGCACGTTGCGGCCGGTGCCGGTGCCGCCGCCGCATGTGGCCACCGGCGCACCCGCGCTGCAGGCCCGGCCGGCGCCGCCGAACTCCACCCCGCATCCGCCGCACCACCCGGTGCCGACGCCGCCGCCGGGTCACCGCGCGGCTCCGCAATCCGCACAGGCATAACAAAAATTCTCAGAGGGAGACGAGCTACACCGTGGCAGCAGAGATGTTCTATGACGACAACGCCGACCTGTCGGTGATCCAGGGGCGCAACGTGGCCGTGCTCGGCTTCGGCAGCCAGGGCCACGCCCACGCGCTGTCGCTGCGCGATTCCGGTGTCGACGTTCGCGTCGGCCTGCCCGAGGGCTCGAAGTCCCGGGCCAAGGCGGAGGCCCAGGGCCTGCGCGTGCTCACGCCGTACGAGGCCTGCGAGGAGGCCGACGTCATCGTCGTCCTCGCGCCGGACCCGGCTCAGCGCAGCCTGTACAAGGAGGCCATCGAGCCGAACCTGGTGGACGGCGACGCGCTCGTCTTCGGCCACGGCTTCAACATCCGCTTCGGCTACATCAAGCCGCCGGCCGGTGTGGACGTGTTCATGGTCGCGCCGAAGGGCCCGGGGCACCTGGTCCGCCGCGAGTACACCGAGGGCCGCGGCGTACCCGTGCTCGTCGCCGTCGAGCAGGACGCCTCCGGTAAGGCGTGGGACCTCGCCCTGTCGTACGCGAAGGGCATCGGCGGTCTCCGGGCCGGCGGTATCAAGACCACCTTCACCGAGGAGACCGAGACCGACCTGTTCGGCGAGCAGGCCGTGCTCTGCGGTGGTGTCTCCGCGCTGGTCCAGGCCGGGTTCGAGACGCTGACCGAGGCGGGTTACCAGCCCGAGGTCGCGTACTTCGAGTGCCTGCACGAGCTCAAGCTGATCGTCGACCTGATGTACGAGGGCGGGATC
Encoded here:
- the ilvC gene encoding ketol-acid reductoisomerase produces the protein MFYDDNADLSVIQGRNVAVLGFGSQGHAHALSLRDSGVDVRVGLPEGSKSRAKAEAQGLRVLTPYEACEEADVIVVLAPDPAQRSLYKEAIEPNLVDGDALVFGHGFNIRFGYIKPPAGVDVFMVAPKGPGHLVRREYTEGRGVPVLVAVEQDASGKAWDLALSYAKGIGGLRAGGIKTTFTEETETDLFGEQAVLCGGVSALVQAGFETLTEAGYQPEVAYFECLHELKLIVDLMYEGGIAKQRWSVSDTAEYGDYVSGPRIIDASVKARMKDVLNDIVDGKFADRFIADQDAGAPEFAEFRKKSESHPIEATGKELRALMAWVKSHDDDYVEGTAAR
- a CDS encoding acetolactate synthase large subunit; translation: MSEQLTGAQALIRALEHAGVDTVFGIPGGAILPAYDPMLDSTQIRHILVRHEQGAGHAAQGYATATGKTGVCMATSGPGATNLVTPIADAYMDSVPMVAITGQVASKSIGTDAFQEADIRGITMPITKHNFLVNDPNEIAATIAEAFHIASTGRPGPVLVDVTKDAMQAKVDFHWPTELSLPGYRPVTRPHPKQVREAARLIAASEKPVLYVGGGVLKAKAHEELKELAELLGLPVVTTLMARGALPDSHDLHFGMPGMHGSVSAVGALQRSDLLICLGARFDDRVTGQLESFAPEAKVIHADIDPAEIGKNRVADVPIVGDCREVIIDLIAALKTEIANGPTPDYSAWRGLLESVRAKYPVGYDEPEDGTLSPQYVIQRIGQIAGPDAIYTSGVGQHQMWAAHYLPFEKPNHWLNSGGLGTMGYSVPAAMGAKVARPDKTVWAIDGDGCFQMTNQELVTCALENIPIKVAVINNQSLGMVRQWQTLFYDKRYSNTDLHSARIPDFAKLAEAMGCVGLRCSDRDSVDATIEKAMAVTDSPVVVDFVVHRDAMVWPMVAAGTSNDDIQIARNMAPKWDTEEL
- the ilvD gene encoding dihydroxy-acid dehydratase, encoding MSTNTPSGTPDIKPRSRVVTDGLEATASRGMLRAVGMGDDDWVKPQIGVASSWNEITPCNLSLDRLAKAVKEGVHAAGGYPLEFGTISVSDGISMGHVGMHYSLVSREIIADSVETVVEAERLDGSVLLAGCDKSLPGMLMAAARLDVSSVFLYAGSIMPGKLGDKDVTIIDAFEAVGACARGLITREQVDAVERAICPGEGACGGMYTANTMASAAEALGMSLPGSAAPPAVDRRRDGFARKSGEAVVELLRQGITARQILTREAFENAIAVVMALGGSTNAVLHLLAIAREAEVELTLDDFNRVGDKVPHLGDLKPFGRYVMTDVDRVGGIPVVMRALLDAGLLHGDVMTVTGKTMAENLATINPPDVDGTIIRALDKPIHGTGGITILTGTLAPEGAVVKSAGFDSDVFEGTARVFDGERGAMDAVEDGTMKAGDVVVIRYEGPKGGPGMREMLAVTGAIKGAGLGKDVLLLTDGRFSGGTTGLCVGHVAPEAVDGGPIAFVRDGDRITLDVKNRTLELHVEPEELERRREGWTPKEPAITKGVLGKYRRLVGSASQGAVCI
- the ilvN gene encoding acetolactate synthase small subunit, translated to MSKHTLSILVENKHGVLARVAALISRRGFNIDSLAVGPTEHPEVSRMTIAVSVDEQPLEQITKQLNKLINVIKIVELEPAATVQRELLLVKVKADTLSRGQVLETVQLFRAKVVDVAPDAITIEATGNPEKLEAMLRVLEPFGVRELVQSGMVAIGRGSRSITDRTLRPVPVPPPHVATGAPALQARPAPPNSTPHPPHHPVPTPPPGHRAAPQSAQA
- a CDS encoding metal-dependent hydrolase — protein: MMGRSHALSGWVAGLAVAPMVGLTTMAEIVPFAAATAGYALVPDLDHTGASASRLLGPITGLISRAVRAFSSILYAATKGPRDEDSTGKHRHASHTLAAALLLGWLAAGAGASGGQWAVFGVALFGLILAADVLGDWLLFVVAAAAFWTVSGSHLPGADAAVALQAGFDQIGSWIGAAVAVGMFVHCLGDSLTRSGCPWLWPLPIRGETWFEIRPPRGLRFSTDSWIERLIIAPVLLIAGVLLLPGAIPIVQDLAAQVIAYTDQQATP